In Streptomyces sp. NBC_01551, one DNA window encodes the following:
- a CDS encoding aspartate kinase: MGLVVQKYGGSSVADAEGIKRVAKRIVDAKKNGHQVVVVVSAMGDTTDELIDLAEQVSPMPAGREFDMLLTAGERISMALLAMAIKNLGHEAQSFTGSQAGVITDSVHNKARIIDVTPGRIRTALDEGNIAIVAGFQGVSADSKDITTLGRGGSDTTAVALAAALDAEVCEIYTDVDGVFTADPRVVKKAKKIDWISSEDMLELAASGSKVLLHRCVEYARRYNIPIHVRSSFSGLPGTWVSNENPQGDAQVEHAIISGVAHDVSEAKITVVGVPDKPGEAAAIFRAIADAEINIDMIVQNVSAASTGLTDISFTLPKTEGHKAIEALEKAKGKIGFDSLRYDDQIGKISLVGAGMKTNPGVTASFFQALSDAGVNIELISTSEIRISVVTRQDDVNEAVRAVHTAFGLDSDSDEAVVYGGTGR, encoded by the coding sequence GTGGGCCTTGTCGTGCAGAAGTACGGAGGCTCCTCCGTAGCCGATGCCGAAGGCATCAAGCGCGTCGCCAAGCGGATCGTGGATGCCAAGAAGAACGGCCACCAGGTGGTCGTCGTGGTTTCCGCGATGGGCGACACGACGGACGAGCTGATCGATCTCGCCGAGCAGGTATCCCCGATGCCTGCCGGGCGCGAATTCGACATGCTGCTGACCGCCGGAGAGCGGATCTCCATGGCCCTGCTGGCCATGGCGATCAAAAACCTGGGCCACGAGGCCCAGTCGTTCACCGGTAGCCAGGCAGGCGTCATCACCGACTCGGTCCACAACAAAGCGCGCATCATCGATGTCACGCCGGGCCGTATCCGGACTGCGCTGGACGAGGGCAACATCGCCATCGTCGCCGGCTTCCAGGGCGTGTCGGCGGACAGCAAGGACATCACCACCCTCGGCCGGGGCGGCTCGGACACCACCGCCGTCGCGCTCGCCGCGGCGCTGGACGCCGAGGTCTGTGAGATCTACACCGACGTCGACGGCGTCTTCACCGCGGACCCCCGCGTCGTGAAGAAGGCCAAGAAGATCGACTGGATCTCCTCCGAGGACATGCTGGAGCTCGCGGCCTCCGGCTCCAAGGTGCTGCTGCACCGCTGCGTCGAGTACGCCCGCCGCTACAACATCCCGATCCACGTGCGGTCGTCCTTCTCCGGACTGCCGGGCACCTGGGTCAGCAACGAGAATCCGCAAGGGGACGCGCAGGTGGAGCACGCCATCATCTCCGGAGTCGCTCACGACGTCTCCGAAGCCAAGATCACGGTCGTCGGCGTTCCGGACAAGCCGGGCGAGGCCGCGGCGATCTTCCGCGCCATCGCGGACGCCGAGATCAACATCGACATGATCGTGCAGAACGTGTCGGCCGCCTCCACGGGTCTGACCGACATCTCCTTCACCCTCCCCAAGACCGAGGGCCACAAGGCCATCGAGGCCCTGGAGAAGGCGAAGGGCAAGATCGGCTTCGACTCGCTGCGCTACGACGACCAGATCGGCAAGATCTCCCTGGTCGGTGCGGGCATGAAGACGAACCCGGGCGTCACCGCCTCGTTCTTCCAGGCGCTGTCCGACGCGGGCGTCAACATCGAGCTGATCTCGACCTCCGAGATCCGCATCTCGGTCGTGACCCGCCAGGACGACGTCAACGAGGCCGTCCGCGCCGTGCACACGGCCTTCGGCCTCGACTCCGACAGCGACGAGGCCGTCGTCTACGGAGGCACCGGACGATGA
- a CDS encoding DUF5063 domain-containing protein, which produces MSDATLHALGQDPDDFAVQIADQIESFIVAVTEVAKGEDPDSAVPFLLLEVSQLLLAGGRLGAYQDVVPDERYEPDLGPEPDVDELRERFAYMLEPVDVYSEVFDPYEPRKTPVAHRISDDIADVVTDLRHGLAHYRAGRTTEALWWWQFSYFSNWGSTASATLRALQSLVAHVRLDQPLEALDGLDTDEDLAEEELAEQAGRVMAEEIGARLGLPGK; this is translated from the coding sequence ATGTCTGACGCAACGCTGCACGCCCTGGGCCAGGATCCGGACGACTTCGCCGTCCAGATCGCGGACCAGATCGAGTCCTTCATCGTCGCGGTCACCGAGGTGGCCAAGGGCGAGGACCCGGACAGCGCGGTGCCCTTCCTCCTCCTGGAGGTGTCGCAGCTGCTGCTGGCGGGCGGCCGGCTGGGCGCGTACCAGGACGTCGTGCCGGACGAGCGCTACGAGCCCGACCTCGGCCCGGAGCCGGACGTCGACGAGCTGCGCGAGCGGTTCGCGTACATGCTGGAGCCGGTCGACGTGTACTCCGAGGTCTTCGACCCGTACGAGCCGCGCAAGACGCCCGTCGCGCACCGGATCTCCGACGACATCGCGGACGTGGTGACCGATCTGCGGCACGGGCTGGCGCACTACCGGGCCGGGCGGACGACCGAGGCGCTGTGGTGGTGGCAGTTCTCGTACTTCTCCAATTGGGGTTCGACGGCCTCGGCCACCCTGCGCGCCCTGCAGTCGCTGGTGGCGCACGTGCGCCTGGACCAGCCGCTGGAGGCCCTGGACGGGCTGGACACGGACGAGGACCTGGCCGAGGAGGAGCTCGCCGAGCAGGCCGGGCGGGTGATGGCCGAGGAGATCGGTGCCCGGCTGGGTCTGCCCGGGAAGTAG
- a CDS encoding MarR family winged helix-turn-helix transcriptional regulator, whose protein sequence is MPEPLTLREKQDLLSRTALAVFHLNGQFLSVSEELAKPAGLTAARWQVLGAVLTQPLPVAGIARAMGITRQSVQRIADLLAAQGLAEYAPNPAHRRAKLLRPTEAGRAAIARINPGHATLATRLAAHLGEPAFTETAATLARLSAALDTLAQQDT, encoded by the coding sequence ATGCCTGAGCCCCTCACCCTGCGCGAAAAGCAGGACCTGCTGAGCCGGACAGCCCTCGCCGTCTTCCACCTGAACGGCCAATTCCTCTCCGTCTCCGAGGAACTGGCCAAGCCGGCGGGCCTGACGGCGGCCCGCTGGCAGGTCCTGGGCGCGGTCCTCACGCAACCGCTGCCGGTGGCGGGCATCGCCCGGGCCATGGGCATCACCCGGCAGAGCGTCCAGCGCATCGCCGACCTGCTGGCGGCCCAGGGCCTCGCCGAGTACGCCCCGAACCCGGCCCACCGCCGCGCCAAACTCCTCCGCCCGACGGAAGCGGGCCGCGCCGCGATCGCCCGCATCAACCCGGGCCACGCCACCCTGGCCACCCGCCTGGCAGCCCACCTCGGCGAACCCGCCTTCACGGAAACGGCCGCCACCCTCGCCCGCCTGTCGGCAGCCCTGGACACCCTCGCCCAACAGGACACCTAG
- a CDS encoding DJ-1/PfpI family protein encodes MSNDTTPKPVHLAVYDTYADWETGHTTAHLTQRGHTVRTVGFAAGEPVTTMGGVRVLPDQALADLRPEDSSLLILTGASLWDTGDDLAPFAAKAREFLAAGVPVAAICGATAGLAREGLLDGRAHTSAVSFYLAEQPGYGGAERYVEADAVTDGDLITAGPTEPVAFAREVFARLGVYKPDVLDAWYRLFHDSDADAYPVLMAAAESGDA; translated from the coding sequence ATGAGCAACGACACCACCCCCAAGCCCGTCCACCTCGCGGTCTACGACACCTACGCGGACTGGGAGACCGGCCACACCACCGCGCACCTCACGCAGCGCGGCCACACGGTCCGTACGGTCGGCTTCGCCGCCGGAGAGCCGGTCACCACCATGGGCGGCGTCCGCGTCCTGCCCGACCAGGCCCTGGCCGACCTGCGTCCCGAGGACTCCTCGCTGCTGATCCTGACGGGCGCGTCGCTGTGGGACACCGGCGACGACCTGGCGCCGTTCGCGGCGAAGGCCCGCGAGTTCCTGGCGGCCGGGGTGCCGGTGGCCGCGATCTGCGGGGCCACGGCCGGCCTGGCCCGCGAGGGCCTGCTGGACGGACGCGCGCACACCAGCGCGGTCTCCTTCTACCTCGCCGAGCAGCCCGGCTACGGGGGCGCCGAGCGCTACGTCGAAGCCGACGCGGTCACCGACGGCGACCTGATCACGGCGGGCCCGACGGAACCGGTCGCCTTCGCCCGGGAGGTCTTCGCCCGCCTCGGCGTCTACAAGCCGGACGTACTGGACGCCTGGTACCGGCTCTTCCACGACTCGGACGCCGACGCGTACCCGGTCCTGATGGCGGCGGCGGAATCCGGCGATGCCTGA
- a CDS encoding alpha/beta hydrolase translates to MTRARLHRTLLAGLVAAAVVFPLSAAASAPNTPSPAPASFPAHTAPRVRYAENLANLGEAARMAQDAGRTGRAAKLRAMAEGTPGASQAPRFLTFDGRGKGRAVEVFGDLETADRVTVLVPGSDTTLDTYQRFRAGAVALQQRLQAEHARSAVVAWLGYDTPGTVSPTVLTAGRADEAASELEPFLTGLGELTPPGARLSLLCHSYGSVVCARTETGPKVTDVVLFGSPGTGADTAGELPTGARIWAGRGSGDWIGGVPHVRVGGVGFGTDPVDPAFGAREFAAGGAGHSDYLKPGTTSLDQLARIVLAAAPEVSHG, encoded by the coding sequence ATGACCCGCGCCCGCTTGCACCGCACCCTTCTGGCCGGTCTCGTCGCCGCGGCCGTCGTGTTCCCCCTGTCCGCCGCGGCCTCGGCCCCCAACACCCCGTCGCCCGCCCCCGCGTCCTTCCCCGCGCACACCGCACCACGAGTCCGGTACGCCGAGAACCTCGCCAACCTCGGCGAGGCGGCCCGGATGGCGCAGGACGCGGGGCGTACGGGCCGGGCCGCGAAGCTGCGGGCGATGGCCGAGGGCACGCCCGGGGCTTCGCAGGCGCCGCGTTTCCTCACCTTCGACGGCCGCGGCAAGGGCCGCGCCGTCGAGGTGTTCGGCGATCTGGAGACCGCCGACCGGGTCACCGTCCTGGTGCCCGGGTCGGACACCACGCTGGACACCTACCAAAGGTTCCGTGCCGGGGCCGTCGCCCTGCAGCAGCGCCTCCAGGCCGAGCACGCCCGCTCCGCCGTGGTCGCCTGGCTCGGATACGACACCCCCGGCACGGTCAGTCCGACCGTCCTGACCGCCGGCCGCGCCGATGAGGCGGCCTCCGAACTGGAGCCCTTCCTGACCGGGTTGGGAGAGCTCACCCCGCCCGGGGCCCGGCTCTCGCTGCTCTGCCACTCCTACGGTTCGGTGGTCTGCGCCCGGACGGAGACGGGGCCCAAGGTCACCGACGTCGTCCTGTTCGGCAGCCCGGGGACCGGCGCCGACACCGCCGGTGAGCTGCCGACCGGCGCCCGGATATGGGCCGGGCGGGGCAGCGGCGACTGGATCGGGGGCGTGCCGCACGTCCGGGTCGGCGGCGTCGGCTTCGGAACCGACCCCGTGGATCCCGCCTTCGGCGCCCGCGAGTTCGCCGCCGGCGGCGCCGGGCACAGCGACTACCTCAAGCCCGGCACCACCTCCCTCGACCAGCTGGCCCGCATCGTCCTCGCCGCCGCCCCGGAGGTCTCCCATGGCTGA
- a CDS encoding HIT family protein, protein MIDTDWRHDRIGSAHRGENPTVMRRLDSGFAAIGDRQFLPGYSVLLTDDPAVTRLSDLPRPRRLAYLTDTERLAEAVERACRRLDPAFRRVNIEILGNTDPYLHAHVWPRYDWEPADLVRLPVWLYEEVECWRGERHALGPRHDALRAAIGEELDGLGG, encoded by the coding sequence ATGATCGACACCGACTGGCGCCACGACCGCATCGGCAGCGCGCACCGGGGCGAGAACCCCACCGTCATGCGCCGCCTCGACTCGGGATTCGCCGCGATCGGGGACCGGCAGTTCCTGCCGGGGTACTCGGTGCTGCTGACCGACGATCCCGCCGTCACCCGGCTCTCGGACCTGCCCCGGCCGCGCAGGCTCGCGTACCTCACCGACACGGAGCGGCTCGCCGAGGCCGTCGAGCGGGCCTGCCGGCGGCTCGACCCGGCCTTCCGCCGCGTGAACATCGAGATCCTGGGCAACACCGACCCGTACCTCCACGCGCACGTCTGGCCGCGCTACGACTGGGAGCCCGCCGACCTCGTCCGGCTGCCGGTGTGGCTGTACGAGGAGGTCGAGTGCTGGCGCGGAGAGCGGCACGCGCTGGGCCCCCGGCACGACGCGCTGCGCGCGGCCATCGGGGAGGAGCTGGACGGGCTCGGGGGCTAG
- a CDS encoding nuclear transport factor 2 family protein produces the protein MEPLTVVAQLWERIAARDWNGVGKLIAEDAVIEWPVSGERIVGRANFIAVNSDDCYTYTDEHPVDLLRILADGNLVVTEVEIPQDHVVYRAVSLWTVRDGEIVGAREYWTSPGQDPAPRWRAGHVEPLLAD, from the coding sequence ATGGAGCCGTTGACCGTAGTGGCACAACTCTGGGAGCGCATCGCGGCACGTGACTGGAACGGCGTCGGCAAGCTCATCGCCGAGGACGCCGTCATCGAATGGCCCGTGAGCGGCGAACGCATCGTCGGCCGCGCCAACTTCATCGCCGTGAACAGCGACGACTGTTACACCTACACGGACGAACACCCCGTGGACCTGCTCCGCATCCTCGCCGACGGCAACCTCGTCGTCACCGAGGTCGAGATACCTCAGGACCACGTCGTCTACCGCGCCGTCTCCCTCTGGACCGTCCGCGACGGAGAGATCGTCGGCGCCAGGGAGTACTGGACCAGCCCCGGCCAGGACCCCGCGCCCCGCTGGCGCGCCGGCCACGTGGAACCCCTCCTGGCAGACTGA
- a CDS encoding GntR family transcriptional regulator → MPGSGAVTRNTLRRQIADALRDEVLAGRLPPGTEFTVKQIAEQYEVSATPVREALVDLAAQGLLESVQHRGFRVRVYSVADFVGMIEARTLIVDGIFRRLVERGTAPGAAEMLVSVRRRAEEARRAAQSGSLEVLIGYDLRFWRELSGLVGNAYISEFLHRIRVQTWVFAVPHLQRRPELMREALWDGHRELVEAVTRADAEEVRRLVHAYNQHGLEWAAGL, encoded by the coding sequence ATGCCAGGCAGCGGCGCTGTCACCCGCAACACACTTCGCCGGCAGATCGCGGACGCGCTGCGTGACGAGGTGCTCGCGGGACGCCTGCCGCCGGGGACCGAGTTCACGGTCAAGCAGATCGCGGAGCAGTACGAGGTCTCCGCGACCCCGGTGCGCGAGGCGCTCGTGGACCTCGCGGCGCAGGGGCTGCTGGAGTCCGTGCAGCACCGGGGGTTCCGGGTCCGGGTCTACTCCGTGGCCGATTTCGTCGGGATGATCGAGGCCCGGACGCTGATCGTGGACGGGATCTTCCGCCGGCTCGTCGAACGCGGGACCGCGCCGGGCGCGGCCGAGATGCTGGTGTCGGTACGGCGCCGGGCCGAGGAGGCGCGGCGGGCGGCGCAGAGCGGTTCGCTCGAAGTGCTGATCGGCTACGACCTGCGGTTCTGGCGGGAGCTGAGCGGGCTGGTCGGGAACGCGTACATCTCGGAGTTCCTGCACCGGATCCGGGTGCAGACCTGGGTCTTCGCCGTGCCGCACCTGCAGCGGCGGCCGGAGCTGATGCGGGAGGCCCTGTGGGACGGGCACCGCGAGCTGGTGGAGGCGGTGACGCGGGCGGACGCGGAGGAGGTACGGCGGCTGGTGCACGCGTACAACCAGCACGGGCTGGAGTGGGCGGCGGGGTTGTGA
- a CDS encoding LysE family translocator, producing the protein MLTQLITATGVLALLTLVPGPDMAIVTKRAVSRGRADGLRTVGGIALGLLLWGTLTVAGLAALLAASAGVYLAVKLAGAAYLAWLGLQSLRHAGRERPLPSGQGTRSAWRTGLLANALNPKIAVFYTGLLPTLAPSGLRPAAGMALLVLVHVLLSVLWLGSYVYVLSRARHFFARPRVRATLDRLTGVVLIAFGIRVATAAS; encoded by the coding sequence GTGCTCACGCAACTGATCACCGCGACCGGGGTCCTGGCCCTCCTCACCCTCGTCCCCGGCCCGGACATGGCCATCGTGACGAAGCGCGCCGTCTCGCGCGGCCGCGCCGACGGGCTGCGCACGGTCGGCGGAATCGCCCTCGGCCTGCTGCTCTGGGGCACCCTCACGGTCGCCGGCCTCGCGGCCCTCCTCGCCGCCTCCGCCGGGGTGTACCTCGCGGTGAAACTCGCGGGCGCCGCCTACCTCGCCTGGCTGGGCCTCCAGTCCCTGCGCCACGCGGGCAGAGAACGCCCCCTCCCCAGCGGCCAAGGCACCAGAAGCGCCTGGCGCACCGGCCTCCTCGCCAACGCCCTCAACCCCAAGATCGCCGTCTTCTACACCGGCCTGCTGCCCACCCTCGCCCCGTCCGGCCTGCGCCCCGCCGCCGGCATGGCGCTCCTCGTACTGGTCCACGTACTGCTGTCCGTGCTCTGGCTAGGCTCGTACGTGTACGTCCTCTCGCGCGCCCGGCACTTCTTCGCCCGCCCGCGCGTTCGCGCAACCCTCGACCGCCTCACGGGCGTGGTCCTGATCGCCTTCGGCATCCGCGTCGCGACGGCGGCTTCCTAG
- a CDS encoding aspartate aminotransferase family protein, with protein MTPHVTGATVKAADRAHVFHSWSAQALIDPLAVAGAEGSYFWDYDGNRFLDFSSQLVNTNIGHQHPKVVAAIQEQAAKLCTLAPGFAVEARSEAARLIAERTPGDLDKIFFTNGGAEAVENAVRMARLHTGRQKVLSTYRSYHGATAAAINLTGDPRRWPSDTAAAGVVHFWGPFLYRSPFHATTEAEECARALAHLADTIAFEGPQTIAAIILESVPGTAGIMTPPAGYLAGVRELCDRHGIVFVLDEVMAGFGRTGKWFAAEHWDVTPDLITFAKGVNSGYVPLGGVAISAEIAETFATRPYPGGLTYSGHPLACAAAVATINVMEEEGVVENAAHIGENVIGPALAEIAERHPSVGEVRGLGVFWALELVRDKETREPLVPYNAAGADNAPMAEFAAACKKSGLWPFVNMNRTHVVPPCTVTEAEAKEGLALLDEALTVADRHAVAG; from the coding sequence ATGACCCCTCATGTCACCGGCGCGACCGTGAAGGCCGCCGACCGCGCTCACGTCTTCCACTCCTGGTCAGCCCAGGCCCTGATCGACCCGCTCGCCGTGGCCGGGGCCGAGGGCTCGTACTTCTGGGACTACGACGGGAACCGCTTCCTCGACTTCTCCTCCCAGTTGGTGAACACCAACATCGGGCACCAGCACCCCAAGGTCGTCGCCGCGATCCAGGAGCAGGCCGCCAAGCTCTGCACCCTGGCCCCCGGCTTCGCCGTGGAGGCGCGCTCCGAGGCGGCCCGTCTGATCGCCGAGCGGACCCCCGGCGACCTGGACAAGATCTTCTTCACCAACGGCGGCGCCGAGGCCGTGGAGAACGCCGTACGGATGGCCCGTCTGCACACGGGCCGCCAGAAGGTGCTGTCCACCTACCGCTCGTACCACGGCGCCACCGCCGCCGCGATCAACCTGACCGGCGACCCGCGCCGCTGGCCCTCGGACACCGCCGCCGCCGGTGTCGTGCACTTCTGGGGCCCGTTCCTGTACCGCTCGCCGTTCCACGCGACCACCGAGGCCGAGGAGTGCGCCCGCGCGCTCGCGCACCTCGCCGACACCATCGCGTTCGAGGGCCCGCAGACCATCGCCGCGATCATCCTGGAGAGCGTGCCGGGCACAGCCGGGATCATGACCCCGCCGGCCGGGTACCTGGCGGGCGTGCGCGAGCTGTGCGACCGCCACGGGATCGTCTTCGTCCTGGACGAGGTGATGGCCGGCTTCGGGCGGACCGGCAAGTGGTTCGCGGCCGAGCACTGGGATGTCACCCCCGACCTGATCACCTTCGCCAAGGGCGTGAACAGCGGGTACGTGCCGCTGGGCGGTGTCGCCATCTCCGCCGAGATCGCCGAGACCTTCGCCACCCGGCCCTACCCCGGCGGACTGACGTACTCCGGTCACCCCCTGGCCTGCGCCGCCGCCGTGGCGACGATCAACGTCATGGAGGAGGAGGGCGTCGTCGAGAACGCCGCCCACATCGGGGAGAACGTGATCGGCCCGGCGCTCGCCGAGATCGCCGAGCGGCACCCCTCGGTCGGCGAGGTGCGCGGTCTGGGCGTGTTCTGGGCGCTGGAACTCGTACGGGACAAGGAGACGCGCGAGCCGCTCGTCCCGTACAACGCGGCGGGCGCCGACAACGCGCCGATGGCCGAGTTCGCGGCGGCCTGCAAGAAGTCCGGGCTGTGGCCGTTCGTGAACATGAACCGGACCCACGTCGTCCCGCCGTGCACCGTCACGGAGGCGGAGGCGAAGGAGGGCCTGGCGCTCCTCGACGAGGCGCTGACGGTCGCGGACCGGCACGCGGTCGCGGGGTAG
- a CDS encoding SLATT domain-containing protein, producing MSQPEMQPEGPPRDPREEGSGPMAAGDLTGGPFPLGDWGEPAERLDELYRRVEADALRTAEWYLSDRAWKRRGARILRAGAAGGAVVGAAMPLLELTGSAPGAASYGYLSLLLAAACLACDRFFGLTAGWMRDVATAQAVQRRLQTLQFDWASENVREILGPTEGTASEAAERCLTVLRRFSEDVSELVRSETAEWMVEFSPGPAPLLMQSLTASATRPDATTPPTRFPLPPGTRPNMPRQRPPEQPR from the coding sequence GTGAGCCAGCCGGAGATGCAGCCCGAGGGGCCACCCCGGGATCCCCGGGAGGAGGGCAGCGGGCCGATGGCGGCGGGCGATCTGACCGGCGGGCCGTTCCCCCTGGGAGACTGGGGCGAGCCCGCGGAGCGGCTCGACGAGCTCTACCGGCGAGTAGAGGCCGATGCGCTGCGCACGGCGGAGTGGTATCTGTCGGATCGGGCGTGGAAGCGCCGCGGCGCGCGGATCCTGCGGGCGGGGGCGGCGGGGGGCGCCGTCGTGGGCGCCGCGATGCCACTGCTGGAACTGACCGGTTCCGCCCCCGGCGCGGCGTCCTACGGCTACCTGTCCCTCCTCCTCGCCGCGGCCTGCCTGGCCTGCGACCGCTTCTTCGGCCTGACGGCGGGCTGGATGCGGGACGTCGCCACGGCGCAGGCGGTCCAGCGCCGTCTGCAGACGCTCCAGTTCGACTGGGCCTCGGAGAACGTACGGGAGATCCTGGGCCCGACGGAGGGCACGGCGAGCGAGGCGGCGGAACGCTGCCTCACGGTGCTGCGGCGCTTCTCGGAGGACGTCTCGGAGCTGGTGCGCTCCGAGACGGCGGAATGGATGGTCGAGTTCTCCCCGGGCCCCGCCCCGCTCCTGATGCAGTCCCTGACGGCCTCCGCGACCCGCCCGGACGCCACCACCCCCCCGACCCGCTTCCCCCTCCCCCCGGGCACCCGCCCGAACATGCCCCGCCAACGCCCCCCGGAACAACCCCGCTGA
- a CDS encoding YbaB/EbfC family nucleoid-associated protein — translation MIPGGGQPNMQQLLQQAQKMQQDLAAAQEALALALVEGQSGGGLVKATVTGSGELRALVIDPKAVDPEDTETLADLVVAAVQAANENAQALQQEKLGPLASGLGGAGGSGIPGLPF, via the coding sequence GTGATTCCCGGTGGTGGCCAGCCCAACATGCAGCAGCTGCTCCAGCAGGCCCAGAAGATGCAGCAGGACCTCGCGGCGGCCCAGGAGGCCCTGGCGCTGGCCCTGGTCGAGGGCCAGTCGGGCGGCGGCCTCGTCAAGGCGACGGTCACCGGTTCCGGCGAGCTGCGGGCCCTGGTGATCGACCCGAAGGCCGTGGACCCCGAGGACACCGAGACGCTGGCCGACCTGGTGGTCGCGGCGGTGCAGGCCGCCAACGAGAATGCCCAGGCGTTGCAGCAGGAGAAGCTGGGTCCCCTGGCCTCCGGGCTGGGCGGCGCCGGCGGTAGCGGTATCCCCGGTCTTCCGTTCTAG
- the recR gene encoding recombination mediator RecR, with translation MYEGVVQDLIDELGRLPGVGPKSAQRIAFHILQAEPTDVRRLAHALLEVKDKVRFCAVCGNVAQEERCNICRDPRRDTTVICVVEEPKDVVAIERTREFRGRYHVLGGAISPIEGVGPDDLRIRELLARLADGVVTELILATDPNLEGEATATYLARMIKPMGLKVTRLASGLPVGGDLEYADEVTLGRAFEGRRLLDV, from the coding sequence GTGTACGAAGGCGTGGTCCAGGACCTGATCGACGAGCTGGGCAGGCTGCCCGGCGTCGGGCCCAAGAGCGCGCAGCGGATCGCCTTCCACATCCTGCAGGCCGAGCCCACCGACGTCCGCCGCCTCGCGCACGCGCTGCTTGAGGTGAAGGACAAGGTCCGGTTCTGCGCGGTGTGCGGGAACGTGGCGCAGGAGGAGCGGTGCAACATCTGCCGCGATCCGCGCCGCGACACCACGGTCATCTGTGTCGTGGAGGAGCCGAAGGACGTAGTCGCGATCGAGCGGACCCGCGAGTTCCGGGGCAGGTACCACGTCCTCGGCGGTGCGATCAGCCCGATCGAGGGCGTCGGGCCGGACGACCTGCGCATCCGCGAGCTGCTGGCGCGCCTCGCGGACGGGGTGGTGACCGAGCTGATCCTGGCCACCGACCCGAACCTGGAGGGCGAGGCGACCGCCACGTACCTCGCCCGCATGATCAAGCCCATGGGCCTGAAGGTCACCCGCCTGGCCAGCGGGCTCCCCGTCGGGGGAGATCTGGAGTACGCGGACGAGGTCACGCTCGGGCGGGCCTTTGAAGGAAGGCGACTTCTCGATGTCTGA
- a CDS encoding acyltransferase, translated as MAELRARWSALADRVEARTPAGRDRSVDALRALAILGVVLGHWLVTALTTADGGLSTTSPLAHMSPLAPVSWVFQTLSVFFLVGGHVGARGLASARERGVPYRVWVGQRLSRLFRPVAAVLGLWSVTAGGMLLGGVELGTVHTLLTLVLSPLWFLLVFAALTAATPLVARLHPVAPLAVVAGVDVWRFGFGGAPGWLGWINVAAGWLVPYTLGAAWSRGAFARRTPAALLLGGGVLATAALVLWGGYPASMVGVPGAAISNLNPPTLAAVAFGLAQCGLALLVREPLARAMRRPTAWAKVALVNLSAMTIFLWHQTALMAVTALGLLAPFDLPGLHTVPDSPRWIAARLLWLPVFAAALGVCWAAFRTYEQASRRPKPSRSTRTAAVPRPRTGPAKEINHV; from the coding sequence ATGGCTGAGCTCCGTGCCCGCTGGTCCGCCCTCGCGGACCGGGTGGAGGCCCGTACCCCGGCCGGCCGGGACCGCTCGGTGGACGCGCTGCGCGCCCTCGCGATCCTCGGGGTGGTGCTGGGCCACTGGCTGGTCACCGCGCTGACCACCGCCGACGGCGGCCTGAGCACCACCAGTCCGCTGGCGCACATGAGCCCGCTGGCGCCGGTCTCCTGGGTGTTCCAGACCCTGTCCGTGTTCTTCCTCGTCGGGGGCCACGTGGGGGCGCGCGGTCTCGCGTCGGCGCGGGAGCGCGGGGTCCCGTACCGCGTCTGGGTGGGGCAGCGGCTGAGCCGGCTGTTCCGTCCGGTCGCGGCGGTGCTCGGGCTGTGGTCGGTCACGGCGGGCGGGATGCTGCTCGGCGGGGTGGAACTGGGCACCGTCCACACGCTGCTCACGCTGGTCCTGTCGCCGCTGTGGTTCCTGCTGGTGTTCGCGGCGCTGACGGCCGCCACCCCGCTGGTGGCGCGGCTGCATCCGGTGGCGCCGCTGGCGGTGGTGGCGGGCGTGGACGTGTGGCGGTTCGGCTTCGGCGGCGCTCCCGGGTGGCTGGGCTGGATCAACGTGGCCGCCGGCTGGCTCGTCCCCTACACCCTGGGGGCTGCCTGGTCCCGTGGGGCGTTCGCCCGGCGCACCCCGGCCGCCCTGCTGCTCGGCGGGGGCGTGCTCGCCACCGCCGCCCTCGTCCTGTGGGGCGGGTACCCGGCGTCGATGGTGGGTGTCCCCGGGGCCGCGATATCGAACCTGAACCCGCCGACGCTGGCCGCGGTGGCCTTCGGCCTGGCCCAGTGCGGGCTGGCCCTGCTGGTGCGCGAGCCCCTGGCCCGGGCCATGCGCCGCCCGACGGCCTGGGCGAAGGTGGCCCTGGTGAACCTGTCCGCGATGACGATCTTCCTGTGGCATCAGACCGCCCTGATGGCCGTCACCGCGCTGGGACTGCTGGCCCCCTTCGACCTGCCCGGGCTGCACACCGTCCCCGACTCCCCGCGGTGGATAGCGGCCCGGCTGCTGTGGCTGCCGGTGTTCGCCGCCGCGCTGGGGGTCTGCTGGGCCGCGTTCCGTACCTACGAACAGGCCTCCCGGCGTCCGAAGCCGTCCCGCTCCACCCGTACCGCCGCCGTCCCCCGCCCCAGGACGGGCCCCGCCAAGGAGATCAACCATGTCTAG